Proteins from a genomic interval of Antedon mediterranea chromosome 5, ecAntMedi1.1, whole genome shotgun sequence:
- the LOC140050401 gene encoding uncharacterized protein, which produces MSAEISQQCRICKISKPTMMRCTRCCCAYYCSRACQVKEWPVHKGVCCPAAAHLTEKSQNADTVSSNTATVQCKGIEEDKSIKTTCEERLTIVIKCHKEKIKVNISKHWNGEEILNHISVAIKIKKLKLIHKGRIMNADNVLECVRENALFQAIGEKNEDEDGLNSSDIDCIVAQAKVNRNEAVRALRRTGDVVDAILYISNK; this is translated from the exons ATGTCTGCAGAAATTAGCCAACAATGCAGAATTTGCAAGATCAGCAAACCTACAATGATGAGGTGTACTCGTTGTTGTTGTGCATATTATTG TTCACGAGCATGTCAAGTTAAAGAGTGGCCAGTTCACAAAGGGGTCTGCTGCCCAGCAGCAGCACACCTAACAGAGAAATCACAAAATGCAGACACAGTCTCAAGCAATACAGCAACAGTGCAATGCAAAGGGATAGAAGAAGATAAAAGTATTAAAACTACTTGCGAAGAAAGACTTACAATAGTTATCAAATGCCACAAGGAGAAAATTAAAGTAAACATTAGTAAACACTGGAATGGTGAGGAGATACTCAACCACATTTCTGTtgcaattaaaataaagaaattaaagttAATTCATAAAGGTCGAATAATGAATGCAGATAACGTATTGGAATGCGTAAGAGAAAACGCTCTTTTTCAAGCAATTGGTGAAAAAAATGAGGACGAGGACGGACTGAATTCATCAGATATTGACTGCATTGTTGCACAAGCGAAAGTGAATAGAAACGAAGCTGTGAGGGCGCTGAGAAGAACTGGTGATGTTGTAGATGCTATTTTATACATTTCAAATAAATGA